TTCGGTGTGCTGCCGCCCGCGTTGAGCTGCGTGATGACGAGGGCCGACGCTCCGATCAGCACCCCCAGTCCGACGAGCGCGATCAGAATCCACAGCCACGCACGGTTGCCTCGCGGGCGTGGTGCGGCGGCAGGCGGCGCGGGTGCAGCCGGCGCCGGTGCTGACGCGGCGGGGGCCGACGCCGTCGGCGCCGGAGCACTGTCGACGGTGCGCGGCGCGCGCAGCACGGTCGCCTCATCGACGCTGTCGACGAGAGCGGATGCCGCGGGCACCCGGATGACCGTATTGTCGATGTCCCCGACGGGCGCCGCGGGCGGCGCCTCGAAGCGCGGACCGGGACGGTCGAACACGGGGGCTGCGACGGGGGTCGTCGTCGCCGAGGGGCGCGTGGCTGTCGCACTCGGAACCGCCCGCTGGTCCGGCTCGATGTTCGTGATCGCGCGGACGCGCGTCAGGCCGTCGTCATCGTCCTCCAGCTCTTCACCCGGCGCGTGATCGTCGACGATGTCGACCGGCGTCACCGAATGGGAGAGTTCGATCTGCACCTTCTGCAGCGCACGGGCGAAAGCCACGGCGCTCGGGAAACGGTCGTTGGGGTTCTTCGCCATGGCGCGTTCCAGAACGCGCTGCAGGCTCTCCGGAGCATCCGCACGCCCCGTCGGCGACACCGGAGACCGCTCGATGCGCTCGATCAGATCCGCGCCGGTGTTGCGCTCCCCGGGGCGCTCGAACGGCGAACGTCCGGTCAGCAGCGTGTACAGCGTCGCGCCTAGGGCATACACGTCGGAACGCTGATCGCTCTGCGGCTTCTCCGCGAACGACTCCGGCGGAGACCACGGAATCGACATGCCCGTCGCCGCATCCTGACTCGCGGTCGTCGACGCGATGCCGAAGTCGGTCAGCGCAGGACGGTTGTACTCCGTGACGAGAATGTTCGCCGGCTTGATGTCGCGGTGCAGCACGCCCGCGCGGTGCGCCGTCTCGACAGCGCCGGCGACCTGGACACCGACGCGCAGCGCCTCAGCGATGTGGAACGGCTCGCGCCGCGCACGCAGCTGCAGGTTCGGACGCGGGCAGTACTCCATGACCAGGTACGGACGACCGTCGTCGGCGACCCCCGCCTGATAGATCGTGACGATCGCCGGATGCGTCGACAGCATCGCCATGACGTTCGCCTCATGCGTGAACTCCTGTGCCGCCCCGCTGGCGAGACGGTCGGCGAGCAGCACCTTGACGGCGACACGACGTCGCGGCATGGCCTGCTCATACAGGAAGACGTCCGCGAAGCCACCCGTGCCCAGCGGCTCGAGATACGTGAACCCGGGCAGGGTGGGCGGCGGAGACGGCGGCCTGCTCACGGCAGATCCTCGAAGAGCACGGTGACGTCGTCGCCGAGGTCGATCGTGTCACCGCTGATGACGACCGTCTGCTCACCGGGGTGCAGGCGCATCGGCTCGCTCCCCGGTCGCAACAGCACAGAGCCGTTGGTCGTGTGCAGGTCGACCACGACGACGGCACCCTGCTCGGGACGGATCTCCAGGTGGCTTCGCGAGATGTCCTGCTGCGGGCTGTCGACCGCGATCAGGTGCGGGAGCGTCGCCCCCGACGAGCGGGTCGAACGCGGTCGTCGTCCCACGATCACGGTGCGGTCGAGAGGCACGATCTGGCCGGTCGACATCCGGATGCGCGCGCCGGACTCCGCCGCATCCGCCTCGGGCTGGGCGGGCAGCGGAGAAGCCGACGGTACCGGAAGCGGCGGAAGAGGAGGAAGGGGAGGAAGGGGAGGAAGCGGCGGGTCGACGACGGCGGATGCGGCCGCTGCTCGCTCCTCGCGGAGAGCCCGCGCCTGGGCGAGCGAGATCGTCGCCCCGTCGTGGTCGCCGCCGTTGAGCAGCGCGCCGAGCGCGTCGTCCGTCGTCACCCGCACCTGCCCCTCGGGGCCCTGAGGGCGATGGATCGTCTGCGCGAGCGCGGAATCATCCTCGAGCTGCGTATCGACGGGAACGTCCGCGTAGGTGACCTCCGTAGGCAGCAGCGTCTCCGTGCTGACGAACTCCGACGCGGGCGCATCCGGATTCAGAGTGTCGATCGACGCATCATCAGCCAACGGAGGCACCGCGACCAGCGAGGGGATCGAGTCGATCACCGCGCCGGCGACGTCATCCGCAGGGGCGTCGGCAACGGCGTTCGGCTCATCGGCCACGGTCGAAGCGGGTGCCGAGAGCACGGTTGCCTCGACATCGTCCTCCGTGACCGGCTCCGGCACCGCGGCGGGGGCGGGCGGAAGGTCCGGAAGGGCGACGAGCGCGGGACCCTCGTGCGAAAGGGAGCCCTCCGGCCCGGGCGCGGTCTCGATGATCGGGCCGGCGAGCTGCGCATCCGTCGCACGCAGACCACCGAGGATACGCGAGACGCGCACCGCCCCGGAGCCGATCGGCAAGCCCGGGCCGTCCGCGTCCTCTTCGTCCAGCACGATCTCGAAGCCCGTGAGATCGGCGACGAAGCGCTCGCTCCAGGTCGTGACCTCGGCACCCGTGAACGACTCGGTCCCGGCGAGCGACGAGACATGCGCCACGATCTGGCCGCGCACCGCGAGGCGAACGCCCGTGCCGTCACGCACGAGCGCGGCGAACGGCGGAATCTGCGAGAAGCGTCCCCCGTGTCCGCGTGTCAGTCCGTCGACGACGGAGCCGAGCGTGACCTCCTGCTGCAGACTCGCCCAGACACCCTCGATCGCATCGATCGTGGCATCCGGAGCGAGCACGACGATCGCCTGCTCGTTGACAAGCGCGTACCACTGGCCGGACTGGTAGGTGATGTTCATCAGCGTGCCCCTCCCATCGCTTCCTCCCGAGGACGGGTGTCGGAATCGATGTCTGACTCCTCGCCGGCGGCCCCCTCCGGGCGCACCGACACATGCACGGCATCCACGACGATCGCCGTGATGTTGTCTCGTCCGCCCTGCGCGAGCGCCCGTGCGATCAGCTGATCGGCGGCACGCTGCGGGTCGGTGTTCGTGCGCAGGATCTCACGGATCAGCAGATCCGGAACCTCCGATGACAGTCCGTCCGAGCAGACCAGGATGCGGTCGCCGACCTCCGCAGGAACCATCCAGTAGTCGGCCTCGCCGACGCTCCCTGCACCGATCGCACGCGTGATGATGTTGCGACGGCGATCATCGTGCGCGTCGCTCTCGTCGATCTCTCCTGCGTCGATGAGCTCCTGCACGACCGAGTGGTCGATCGTGAGGCGCTCGAGTCCTGTGCCGGTGAGCCGGTAGGTGCGTGAGTCGCCGATGTTGACCACGAGCCAGTAGCCGGTGCCGTCGACGGACGCGACGGCGACGCCGGTCAGCGTCGTTCCCGCGCGGGACTCGCCATCCGCGCCCAGACCGTCGATCGTCGTGCGGGCGCGGGCGAGCGCGAAGCGCAGGTCATCGAGAGTGATCGACGTGCGTCCGACCAGCGGACAGAACGACTCGACGACCGCGGTGCTCGCAACGTCCCCGGCCTCGTGACCGCCCATCCCGTCTGCGACGAAGAACAGCGGCGCGGTCGCGACGAAGGAATCCTCGTTGAGCGAGCGGCGAAGGCCCGTGTGGGTGGCGGCGCCGTGCGTCACGACGATGGGCGTCCTCATTCGTACCCTCCGATGGTGACGATGCGGTCACCGATCTCGAGGGCGTCGCCGATGCGCACGGGCACACGTGCTCCCGGAGGGCAGGCGATCCGTGCGCCGTCGCGGACGATCGTGACGCCGTTCGTCGAGTAGCGGTCGAGCACCCAGGCGCCGGATGACTCCGCCGCGGCCTCGAAGTGCGTCTTCGACAGGGAGAGAGTCTCGTCGCGCACGGCGACGATCGTCGCGCCCTCCTCGTATGCGGGGTTGCGCCCGAAGACCGTGCGACGGGAGACGCGAACTCGCACGCCGTCATCCCAGATGAAGACAAGGCGATGGCCCGGGATGCTGATGCGCGTCGACTCGAGATCATCGTCGAGAGCCGACGGCTCGAACACCTGCGGGGTGGGGGTTTCCGGAACGGCGGATGCCTCGGGAGCAGACGCCGGTGCCGCGACCGGGGTCGCAGGAGCGACGACCGGAGCGGCAGGTTCCGGCCGGGTCGCGGGCGCGGCGGGCACGGCAGGCGGCGAGGTCACGGTGATGCCCGGAACCATGTCGATCAGACCGTCCGATGCGGAAGCAGGCGCTGGCTGCGGAGAGGCCGGCGCGACGGGGGTCGACGCGGGTGCCACCGGTGCGGATGCGACGGGCGCGGGAGGCAGAGGCGGACGCGGTGGGACGACCTGTGCCGACGCCGGAGCACTCGGCACAACGGCCCCGACACCGGTCGCAGTCGCCAGCGTCCGTGGAGGCGATGACGGCAGCGACGGCGCGGCCTCGGCGACGGACGGAGCGGTCACCGCAGCATCCCGCAGGTCGCGCATGAGCGCTCCACCCGCCTTGTCATGCCAGCCCTGGAAGCGGCCTGAACCGTCGAAGAGCGGCGTGAAGTAGCCGACGATGATCGCCGCGGAGAGCCCGAACACCAGATTGCGCAGCAGCGCGCGTCCGAAACCGAGCGGCGCGGAACCATCTTCGCGCACGAGCTGCAGCTTCATGATGCGCATGCCGATCGAACCGCCGCCGCCCTGCATGAACGTGTACACGAGCGTCCAGACCAGCATCACGAGTCCGACGGCTGAGATGCCGAGGGCCATCCCGGCGAGGGCCGTCGCGAGATCCGAGACACCACCGCCGAGGGTGGCGCCCAGCACGATGCCGTAGCCGATTCCGCCGAGGAGACCCGCGATCACGGCGTCGATCAGATAGGCGATGGCCCGACGGGACACAGGTGCGATCGGCCCGATGCCGGGAATGGTCATAGGGTCTCCCTTGTCTGCATGTCACCCTGTACGGGTGACTCCTCGGCGGGCATCGTCTCTGATCGCTTTCGTGCTGTCGCAGCGTTACGCAGATTCTGCCACCCAGCGACCGCGGCGGTGCCCGCGGTCAGTGAGCGCAGACTCAGCCGCGCCCGCATCCTGGCCAGGAAGCCGACGTTCTTC
The DNA window shown above is from Microbacterium keratanolyticum and carries:
- a CDS encoding serine/threonine-protein kinase gives rise to the protein MSRPPSPPPTLPGFTYLEPLGTGGFADVFLYEQAMPRRRVAVKVLLADRLASGAAQEFTHEANVMAMLSTHPAIVTIYQAGVADDGRPYLVMEYCPRPNLQLRARREPFHIAEALRVGVQVAGAVETAHRAGVLHRDIKPANILVTEYNRPALTDFGIASTTASQDAATGMSIPWSPPESFAEKPQSDQRSDVYALGATLYTLLTGRSPFERPGERNTGADLIERIERSPVSPTGRADAPESLQRVLERAMAKNPNDRFPSAVAFARALQKVQIELSHSVTPVDIVDDHAPGEELEDDDDGLTRVRAITNIEPDQRAVPSATATRPSATTTPVAAPVFDRPGPRFEAPPAAPVGDIDNTVIRVPAASALVDSVDEATVLRAPRTVDSAPAPTASAPAASAPAPAAPAPPAAAPRPRGNRAWLWILIALVGLGVLIGASALVITQLNAGGSTPKPAETEVADPQDVVPEAVPKVSVPVGVSDGTQMTFTWENPSPKDGDGYLWYTVDLNGEGKPALISEPTIAVPVAEGQTCIEVILRRADGRSSEAVRGCAP
- a CDS encoding RDD family protein — translated: MTIPGIGPIAPVSRRAIAYLIDAVIAGLLGGIGYGIVLGATLGGGVSDLATALAGMALGISAVGLVMLVWTLVYTFMQGGGGSIGMRIMKLQLVREDGSAPLGFGRALLRNLVFGLSAAIIVGYFTPLFDGSGRFQGWHDKAGGALMRDLRDAAVTAPSVAEAAPSLPSSPPRTLATATGVGAVVPSAPASAQVVPPRPPLPPAPVASAPVAPASTPVAPASPQPAPASASDGLIDMVPGITVTSPPAVPAAPATRPEPAAPVVAPATPVAAPASAPEASAVPETPTPQVFEPSALDDDLESTRISIPGHRLVFIWDDGVRVRVSRRTVFGRNPAYEEGATIVAVRDETLSLSKTHFEAAAESSGAWVLDRYSTNGVTIVRDGARIACPPGARVPVRIGDALEIGDRIVTIGGYE
- a CDS encoding PP2C family protein-serine/threonine phosphatase, with amino-acid sequence MRTPIVVTHGAATHTGLRRSLNEDSFVATAPLFFVADGMGGHEAGDVASTAVVESFCPLVGRTSITLDDLRFALARARTTIDGLGADGESRAGTTLTGVAVASVDGTGYWLVVNIGDSRTYRLTGTGLERLTIDHSVVQELIDAGEIDESDAHDDRRRNIITRAIGAGSVGEADYWMVPAEVGDRILVCSDGLSSEVPDLLIREILRTNTDPQRAADQLIARALAQGGRDNITAIVVDAVHVSVRPEGAAGEESDIDSDTRPREEAMGGAR
- a CDS encoding FHA domain-containing protein codes for the protein MNITYQSGQWYALVNEQAIVVLAPDATIDAIEGVWASLQQEVTLGSVVDGLTRGHGGRFSQIPPFAALVRDGTGVRLAVRGQIVAHVSSLAGTESFTGAEVTTWSERFVADLTGFEIVLDEEDADGPGLPIGSGAVRVSRILGGLRATDAQLAGPIIETAPGPEGSLSHEGPALVALPDLPPAPAAVPEPVTEDDVEATVLSAPASTVADEPNAVADAPADDVAGAVIDSIPSLVAVPPLADDASIDTLNPDAPASEFVSTETLLPTEVTYADVPVDTQLEDDSALAQTIHRPQGPEGQVRVTTDDALGALLNGGDHDGATISLAQARALREERAAAASAVVDPPLPPLPPLPPLPPLPVPSASPLPAQPEADAAESGARIRMSTGQIVPLDRTVIVGRRPRSTRSSGATLPHLIAVDSPQQDISRSHLEIRPEQGAVVVVDLHTTNGSVLLRPGSEPMRLHPGEQTVVISGDTIDLGDDVTVLFEDLP